Below is a genomic region from Cognatiyoonia koreensis.
GAAAGCCCAAGAAGAGATGTCCAAAATGACCGAAGGACTTGGACTGCCACCAGGCATGAAATTGCCGTTCTAAACCTGTATGTCAAACGACACCGATGATCTCGATAATCTGATTGCGCTGATGGCCAAGCTGCCCGGGCTTGGCCCGAGGTCGGCACGTCGCGCTGTGCTTCATATGATCAAGAAACGCGGTCTGGTTCTGCTGCCGTTGGCCGAAGCGATGCACCGCGTCGGCACGACAGCACGCGAATGTCTGAACTGCGGGAATATCGGAACAAAAGATATTTGCGACATTTGCGAAAGTCCGAAACGGGCGACGGGGGAAATTTGCGTCGTCGAAGATGTGGCCGATCTATGGGCGATGGAACGCAGTCAGGTTTTCAAAGGCCGCTATCACGTGCTG
It encodes:
- the recR gene encoding recombination mediator RecR, which gives rise to MSNDTDDLDNLIALMAKLPGLGPRSARRAVLHMIKKRGLVLLPLAEAMHRVGTTARECLNCGNIGTKDICDICESPKRATGEICVVEDVADLWAMERSQVFKGRYHVLGGTLSALDAIGPDELRIPKLLDRIKVEDISEVILALGATIDGQTTAHYIADQLPGVKVTSLAQGVPVGGELDYLDDGTITAALNARKAL